The following are from one region of the Acidobacteriota bacterium genome:
- a CDS encoding ABC transporter permease subunit: MAASELGTRQELSMTSLRKPNSLTRIRAIAVNAFRESVRDRVLYNLILFVLILVGASIFISELSIDQETKFIASLSLSLMLVFGALIAIFIGVGLVYKEIDKRTIYNLLSKPVHRHEFIIGKYLGLCLTLLVNLLVMVAGTELALLYVSKSFGALHLSILPTAYLIFLELAVTIAVALMFSSFSTPMLSALFSFAVYVIGNFSNDLKLAADLSESAVTRAILIGLYYVMPNFSNFSFISQASYGQLPPAKMLLTSTVYAVIYISILISAAVLIFQKRNFK; this comes from the coding sequence ATGGCAGCAAGTGAACTTGGAACCAGACAAGAGTTATCGATGACATCCTTGCGTAAACCGAATAGTCTGACGCGGATTCGCGCGATTGCGGTGAATGCTTTTCGTGAATCGGTTCGCGACCGTGTGTTATATAACCTGATTTTGTTCGTCTTGATTTTAGTCGGCGCGTCAATTTTTATCAGTGAACTGTCAATCGATCAGGAAACCAAATTTATCGCTTCGCTCAGTCTAAGCCTGATGCTGGTATTCGGGGCGCTAATTGCCATCTTCATCGGCGTCGGTCTGGTCTATAAGGAAATTGACAAACGCACGATTTACAACCTGCTTTCCAAACCGGTTCATCGCCACGAATTCATTATCGGGAAATACCTGGGGCTTTGTTTGACTCTGCTTGTCAATCTGCTGGTAATGGTTGCCGGGACGGAACTGGCGCTTCTCTATGTGAGTAAAAGTTTCGGCGCGCTTCATCTGTCGATTCTGCCGACCGCGTATCTGATTTTCCTTGAACTGGCGGTGACGATTGCCGTGGCATTGATGTTTTCGAGTTTTTCAACGCCCATGCTGTCGGCACTGTTTTCGTTTGCCGTTTATGTCATTGGCAATTTCAGTAACGATTTGAAACTGGCTGCCGACCTGAGCGAATCGGCAGTCACCCGCGCGATTTTAATCGGACTTTATTATGTAATGCCGAACTTTTCTAATTTCAGTTTTATTTCCCAGGCATCTTACGGACAATTGCCGCCCGCAAAGATGCTCTTAACTTCAACCGTCTATGCGGTGATTTATATCAGTATCTTGATTTCAGCAGCAGTGTTGATTTTTCAGAAACGCAATTTTAAATAG
- a CDS encoding DUF3108 domain-containing protein — protein sequence MNKYFLSLFLIFSPAIIFSPPTEAGEKPAASSTCCFNNFPFDQDFLLKNGEAETTRPPAPKITHPLPFQAGESLFYEVSFEKLIFSGKVGEMTLKTEPTANANTLQLKGEIVSKGFLTSLFKLNFEQTLSSLISTEDLSVIEAVKLIDDGKTRKQHTMKIDREKGRLKYVFKNLSEPDFAPQEKESTSPVWVQDILSIFYFTRTQELKEGTTLSFPVCDEGRIRNIEVLIGKREEVKVDAGKFKAIMIEAKIFGGLFLRRSGEMYIWFSDDARKLPVKTKLKLSNGTVNIELRKIQG from the coding sequence ATGAACAAATATTTTTTAAGTCTGTTTTTGATTTTTTCTCCGGCAATCATTTTTTCTCCCCCTACCGAAGCCGGAGAAAAACCTGCCGCTTCCTCAACCTGCTGTTTTAATAATTTCCCTTTCGACCAGGATTTTTTATTAAAAAACGGCGAGGCTGAAACTACCCGACCACCTGCGCCAAAAATTACTCACCCGCTACCGTTTCAAGCCGGAGAATCCCTGTTTTATGAAGTAAGTTTTGAGAAATTGATTTTTTCCGGCAAAGTCGGCGAAATGACCTTAAAGACCGAGCCAACCGCCAATGCCAATACGCTGCAACTCAAAGGTGAGATTGTCTCCAAAGGGTTTCTCACCTCGCTTTTCAAATTGAATTTCGAGCAAACCCTGAGTTCACTGATCAGCACAGAGGATTTGAGCGTCATTGAAGCCGTAAAACTGATTGATGATGGCAAGACCCGCAAACAACACACCATGAAAATTGATCGTGAAAAAGGGCGATTGAAATATGTCTTCAAGAATCTTTCGGAACCCGATTTTGCGCCGCAGGAAAAAGAGAGTACCTCGCCGGTTTGGGTACAAGATATTCTGTCGATTTTTTATTTCACCCGCACTCAGGAATTAAAGGAAGGCACGACTTTATCATTTCCGGTTTGCGATGAAGGTCGGATTCGTAACATTGAAGTGCTGATTGGCAAACGCGAAGAAGTGAAAGTCGATGCCGGTAAATTTAAAGCCATCATGATCGAGGCAAAAATTTTCGGCGGCTTATTTTTGCGCCGAAGCGGCGAGATGTATATCTGGTTTTCCGATGATGCGCGAAAATTGCCCGTCAAAACCAAACTCAAACTGTCAAACGGAACCGTCAATATCGAACTGCGAAAAATTCAAGGCTGA
- a CDS encoding isoprenylcysteine carboxylmethyltransferase family protein — MQNAQVENRLTFRRLAQKLRVTLGFVIVPLLFIAARPTLGGLIIGFLISVLGLGIRAWASGFLKKNQELTVSGPYAFTRNPLYLGTFIMAMGIALSTNSLWFIAVFLGLYLLIYIPVMLAEAETLNNLFPADYASYRSRVPMFLPRLTPFRKSPVREGESGFSLQQYKKHREYRAALGVVVVYGLLAVKMVLM, encoded by the coding sequence ATGCAAAATGCTCAAGTTGAAAATCGTTTGACCTTTCGCCGGTTGGCGCAAAAACTCCGCGTCACCTTGGGGTTTGTGATTGTGCCGTTACTGTTTATTGCCGCGCGTCCAACTCTCGGCGGTTTAATCATCGGTTTCCTGATTTCAGTTTTAGGTTTAGGGATTCGCGCCTGGGCATCCGGTTTTTTGAAAAAAAATCAGGAACTCACGGTCAGCGGACCCTATGCATTTACCCGCAATCCACTTTATCTCGGTACGTTCATCATGGCGATGGGCATTGCATTGAGCACGAACAGTCTGTGGTTTATCGCGGTATTTCTCGGCTTGTATTTATTGATTTATATTCCGGTGATGCTTGCCGAAGCCGAAACCTTGAATAATCTATTTCCGGCAGACTATGCATCCTATCGTTCGCGCGTGCCGATGTTTTTGCCACGCTTGACGCCTTTTAGAAAATCCCCTGTTCGAGAAGGTGAAAGTGGCTTTTCTTTGCAGCAGTATAAAAAACATCGGGAGTATCGCGCGGCTTTGGGGGTGGTTGTGGTTTATGGATTATTGGCAGTAAAAATGGTATTGATGTAA
- a CDS encoding glycosyltransferase family 9 protein: MRFLIIKLSAIGDVVHTLPAVAFLKRSLPDAEIAWAVEPKAAAILEGSPVIDELIILDTKSLKKNIFSGSVAQKIEKQLFAPKKFSSFDVAIDFQGLLKSGLVTKASKADRRIGFEDADLREKISRRFLTEQIHTAGFAHVIEKNLAVARAAINRSLELPSPDRYEFPIAISLEDEQYIHEHALNQTLQFAILNPGGGWTTKLWDAKNFGAVADFLWENYQLMSFVTFGPGEEALAQSVAQSSRIKKAIPLPSTLKQFVALARQAKIFIGGDTGPLHLAAACRTPIVGLFAPTEAKRNGAFAKCDINLGLELWCREHCHRRHCWHWQCMEIPLEKVCEAVVKRLKNAKTVNEKMQQPLAFNV, translated from the coding sequence ATGCGATTTCTGATTATCAAACTTAGCGCCATTGGGGATGTGGTTCATACGCTTCCGGCAGTGGCTTTTTTGAAACGGTCGCTGCCTGATGCAGAAATTGCCTGGGCGGTTGAACCCAAAGCCGCAGCAATTCTGGAAGGCTCACCGGTTATTGATGAACTGATAATTTTAGACACTAAAAGCCTAAAGAAAAATATTTTCAGCGGCTCAGTGGCGCAAAAAATCGAGAAACAATTATTTGCTCCAAAGAAATTCTCATCGTTCGATGTCGCAATTGATTTTCAAGGATTGTTGAAATCCGGTCTGGTGACCAAAGCCTCGAAAGCCGACCGCCGTATCGGGTTTGAAGATGCAGACCTCAGAGAAAAAATCAGCCGCCGGTTTTTAACCGAACAGATTCACACGGCAGGGTTCGCTCATGTGATTGAAAAAAATCTCGCCGTGGCGCGCGCCGCAATTAATCGAAGCCTAGAGTTGCCTTCACCCGACAGGTATGAGTTTCCGATTGCTATTTCACTTGAAGATGAACAGTACATCCATGAACACGCCTTAAATCAAACTTTGCAATTTGCCATCCTCAACCCCGGCGGCGGATGGACGACCAAACTCTGGGACGCGAAAAATTTTGGCGCGGTCGCAGATTTTCTTTGGGAAAATTATCAACTGATGTCATTTGTGACCTTTGGGCCAGGTGAAGAGGCATTGGCACAAAGCGTGGCGCAAAGCTCACGGATAAAAAAAGCCATTCCCTTGCCGTCAACGCTCAAACAATTTGTGGCGCTGGCACGTCAGGCAAAAATTTTTATCGGCGGCGATACCGGACCTCTGCATCTCGCGGCTGCCTGTCGCACGCCGATTGTCGGCTTGTTCGCGCCAACCGAAGCCAAACGCAATGGCGCATTCGCCAAGTGTGATATTAACCTGGGATTGGAATTATGGTGTCGGGAACATTGTCACCGCAGGCATTGTTGGCATTGGCAATGTATGGAAATTCCGTTGGAAAAAGTTTGTGAAGCGGTCGTTAAGCGACTAAAAAATGCCAAAACTGTAAATGAAAAGATGCAACAACCGTTGGCTTTCAACGTGTAA
- a CDS encoding ABC transporter ATP-binding protein: protein MGTEEVHALRGVSFEVKRGEYLAIMGPSGSGKSTLMNLIGCLDTPSSGQYWLNGKLVSEMDDDELAYIRNKEIGFVFQTFNLLPRATALHNVELPLIYNGTPRSQRIEMAKQALERVDLGPRMHHKPNELSGGQRQRVAIARALVNNPSIILADEPTGNLDSQTSQEIMALFDALHRQGNTIILVTHEHDIAEHAHRVLHILDGRINRDERIK from the coding sequence ATGGGAACCGAAGAAGTACACGCGCTGCGCGGGGTTTCTTTTGAAGTGAAGCGCGGCGAATACTTGGCGATTATGGGTCCTTCGGGTTCAGGCAAATCGACCTTGATGAATCTGATTGGCTGTCTCGATACGCCATCGTCGGGTCAATACTGGTTAAACGGCAAGCTGGTTTCCGAGATGGATGACGACGAACTGGCTTACATTCGTAACAAGGAAATCGGTTTCGTTTTTCAAACCTTTAACCTGTTGCCGCGAGCCACAGCGTTGCACAATGTCGAATTGCCGTTAATCTATAATGGCACGCCGCGCAGTCAGCGCATTGAGATGGCAAAACAGGCGCTTGAGCGGGTAGATTTAGGTCCCCGTATGCACCATAAACCCAATGAGCTTTCCGGTGGTCAACGTCAACGGGTTGCCATCGCTCGCGCTCTGGTTAATAACCCGTCAATTATTCTTGCGGATGAACCGACCGGAAACCTCGATTCGCAAACCTCGCAGGAAATCATGGCATTATTTGATGCCTTGCATCGTCAGGGTAACACCATCATTCTGGTTACCCACGAACACGATATTGCTGAACACGCGCATCGCGTTTTGCATATTCTTGACGGTCGAATTAATCGGGACGAGCGCATCAAGTAA
- a CDS encoding efflux RND transporter periplasmic adaptor subunit: MKLSRKKIILIVTALVGIVAIVVLSSRLKNKEGEAVQTGTVARRAKLESKVTASGDIRPVRYYDLTAEVAGTVQQIYVVEGDPVKKGQPLVRVDPTQLSGQVQVNQAGVQLSQVDVQNQQVAIQQAENNINQIKASLAQAEAELERSKVDLQYAEVEFNRYQQLVEQGLTTKSQFDSARSRYEQQKATVRANESRVNQLKVQIKDAELAVDRAKAGLHSAEARVKQSQAQLSIQADQLKKTTRYSPIDGVVSYLPVKVGQFVVANFSSSPLMTVADMAQINAEIKVDETDIADVQVGQKAKVKVDALGEIEIEGEVVEKGASAVTRSGQSTTSSTANTQEARDFIVKIRLNPSEEIRLKLRPGMSTTAVITTATRENLLTAPLQAIVPRELPGDEKPQGEQANANATNGAKKKEVEGVFVFKNGKASFQQVTTGIKGDQDIEITSGISEGDEIITGPYKTLRSLKDGDMVKKEVKPATPESK, translated from the coding sequence ATGAAGCTAAGTCGCAAGAAAATCATCCTGATTGTCACTGCCCTTGTCGGCATTGTCGCAATCGTGGTGCTCTCTTCACGTTTGAAAAACAAGGAAGGTGAAGCGGTTCAAACCGGAACCGTAGCCCGTCGCGCCAAACTGGAATCCAAAGTCACGGCATCAGGTGATATTCGCCCGGTTCGTTACTATGATTTAACCGCCGAAGTCGCGGGCACCGTGCAACAGATTTATGTCGTCGAAGGCGACCCGGTTAAAAAAGGGCAACCCCTGGTTCGCGTAGACCCGACGCAATTATCCGGGCAAGTACAGGTCAACCAAGCCGGTGTCCAACTCTCGCAGGTCGATGTGCAGAATCAACAGGTCGCTATTCAACAAGCCGAAAATAATATCAATCAAATCAAAGCCTCATTAGCGCAAGCCGAAGCTGAACTTGAACGCAGCAAAGTTGATTTGCAATATGCCGAAGTCGAATTCAATCGTTATCAGCAACTGGTCGAACAGGGACTCACGACCAAATCGCAATTCGATTCGGCGCGGTCGCGTTATGAACAACAGAAAGCGACAGTGAGAGCCAATGAATCCCGCGTCAATCAATTGAAGGTGCAAATCAAGGACGCAGAGCTTGCGGTCGACCGCGCCAAAGCCGGATTGCATTCCGCCGAAGCCCGCGTCAAACAGAGTCAGGCGCAACTCAGCATCCAAGCTGACCAATTGAAAAAGACCACCCGTTATTCTCCGATTGATGGTGTGGTTTCTTATTTACCTGTCAAGGTCGGTCAATTCGTGGTCGCCAACTTTTCATCCTCACCGTTAATGACGGTCGCCGATATGGCGCAAATCAATGCTGAAATCAAGGTTGACGAAACCGACATTGCCGATGTCCAGGTCGGACAGAAAGCCAAAGTCAAAGTTGACGCTTTGGGTGAAATCGAAATTGAAGGCGAAGTCGTTGAAAAAGGCGCATCGGCAGTGACGCGCTCCGGTCAATCGACCACTTCTTCGACGGCAAACACCCAGGAAGCCCGCGATTTTATTGTCAAAATCCGTTTGAACCCATCGGAAGAAATTCGCTTGAAACTGCGTCCCGGTATGTCTACAACGGCGGTCATCACCACCGCGACCCGCGAAAACTTACTGACTGCACCGCTACAAGCCATCGTTCCACGTGAGTTGCCGGGCGACGAAAAACCGCAAGGTGAACAAGCGAACGCCAACGCCACCAACGGCGCGAAGAAGAAAGAGGTCGAAGGCGTGTTCGTATTCAAGAATGGCAAAGCCAGTTTCCAACAGGTCACCACTGGCATCAAGGGTGATCAGGATATTGAAATCACCAGTGGCATCAGTGAAGGCGACGAAATTATTACCGGTCCCTATAAAACATTACGCTCGCTGAAAGATGGCGATATGGTAAAGAAAGAGGTTAAACCCGCAACACCTGAATCCAAATAG
- a CDS encoding choice-of-anchor V domain-containing protein, whose amino-acid sequence MLKRSVKQKLQTLILVLAISVIAYASVTGPDPGYTNALGDINSCVQCHDTFVNHDVGPGTVTITGVPAIYQPGQQYILTVRVQQSGRAKFGFQMTVIDSNRNRAGTLAPVNSETQLNFQTGPGGRQYIQHTQAGTNPNAGNARTWQVNWTAPTTDIGTIIFNVAGNAANGDGTNQGDYIYTAKVFSESATSNVTVAFADPLITGQTLNAGSTFRINWTTTGKSNIASIELRYSTDDGATFPGGAPNQVIINTTDPNVSSFDWVVPNVSTTLAKIRIQATNKSNLATEVISGRFTIQGSGGGGTQTKPVITSIVQKGNKLNVFGSNFQVGSLVMVNDREFASFNLEPPTEALRSKKAGKNIAPGQTVEIKVKNPDGQISEGMMHTRPPE is encoded by the coding sequence ATGTTGAAACGATCAGTCAAACAAAAACTACAGACCCTTATTCTGGTATTGGCGATTTCAGTTATTGCTTATGCAAGCGTCACGGGACCGGACCCAGGATACACCAATGCGCTGGGTGATATTAATAGCTGCGTTCAATGCCATGACACGTTCGTCAACCATGATGTGGGTCCCGGAACCGTCACCATCACAGGTGTTCCAGCGATTTATCAACCCGGTCAGCAATACATCTTAACTGTTCGAGTCCAGCAAAGTGGACGCGCAAAGTTCGGTTTTCAGATGACAGTAATCGATAGCAATCGCAATCGCGCAGGGACACTGGCTCCGGTTAATAGCGAAACTCAGTTGAATTTTCAAACTGGCCCCGGCGGTAGACAATATATTCAGCACACCCAAGCAGGAACTAATCCGAATGCCGGAAATGCGCGAACCTGGCAAGTGAATTGGACGGCTCCGACAACCGATATTGGCACGATTATTTTTAACGTTGCCGGTAATGCGGCAAACGGCGATGGCACCAATCAGGGCGATTATATTTACACAGCAAAAGTGTTTTCAGAATCCGCCACTTCAAATGTCACGGTAGCTTTTGCTGACCCGTTAATTACCGGACAAACTTTAAATGCGGGTTCAACATTTCGCATTAACTGGACAACCACCGGAAAATCGAACATTGCGAGTATTGAATTGCGATACTCAACCGACGATGGCGCGACTTTCCCAGGAGGAGCGCCAAATCAGGTTATCATAAACACCACCGATCCCAATGTATCAAGTTTTGATTGGGTAGTTCCAAATGTTTCGACCACACTGGCTAAAATTAGAATTCAAGCTACCAATAAATCCAATCTTGCAACAGAAGTCATCAGCGGCAGGTTTACGATTCAAGGCAGTGGTGGCGGTGGAACTCAGACCAAGCCGGTGATTACATCCATCGTGCAAAAGGGCAACAAGTTGAATGTCTTTGGCAGCAATTTCCAGGTCGGTTCGCTCGTCATGGTCAATGATCGCGAATTCGCCTCTTTCAATCTGGAACCGCCAACCGAAGCCCTGCGCAGTAAAAAAGCCGGTAAAAATATCGCTCCCGGTCAGACGGTTGAAATCAAGGTTAAAAATCCCGACGGGCAAATTTCTGAAGGTATGATGCACACCCGACCACCTGAATAA
- a CDS encoding DUF1501 domain-containing protein, which yields MRTTRRQFIKTSASAVTLSMVMPKIILGQSPVTLNRRIFVMIQMEGANDGLNTIIPYSNSRYISLRPFLHFKPEEMVNNGVSTVINNDFGFHPSLVELKGFWDAGKVAAVLGVGYPSANLSHFSSTDIWMSADPTQRTGTGWIGRYADTALVGKSGLSAISFGSVLPRVMFANKVVVPNIAPSNNANNLFSNYTYQTDGRYTGDRNNQLNTFKANSTRAFDVGSFVEAIADAGMEAESGAGTLANVVNTYQSSVTYPAGNPLSNPLKMVAQVVTTIGDANIFHVRYGGFDNHSQQIGTTADQFTNKAIGAHANLLRFLSQGVKAFLDDMAEHGLADNVVVLTYSEFGRRPNENASKGTDHGEASELFVIGNAIKGGFFGAQPSLEATALSRAGNPVFTTDFRQVYAEILDKWLPNGDSPGVLNSTFNHLGFL from the coding sequence ATGCGAACAACCAGAAGACAATTTATCAAAACAAGCGCCAGCGCCGTGACACTCAGCATGGTGATGCCCAAAATTATTTTGGGTCAATCACCGGTGACTCTCAATCGTCGGATATTCGTGATGATTCAAATGGAAGGCGCGAACGACGGATTGAATACGATTATTCCGTATAGCAATTCCCGTTACATCAGTTTGCGCCCCTTCCTGCATTTCAAACCTGAAGAGATGGTCAACAACGGTGTGTCAACCGTCATCAATAATGATTTCGGATTCCATCCATCGCTTGTTGAACTCAAAGGTTTCTGGGATGCGGGGAAAGTCGCAGCCGTTTTGGGCGTGGGCTATCCGAGCGCCAACCTTTCACACTTCTCATCGACAGACATCTGGATGAGCGCCGACCCGACGCAACGCACAGGGACAGGGTGGATTGGTCGTTACGCGGACACCGCGCTGGTCGGCAAGTCGGGATTATCGGCAATCTCTTTTGGCAGTGTTTTACCGCGTGTGATGTTTGCCAACAAAGTCGTGGTGCCGAACATTGCGCCTTCAAACAACGCCAATAACCTGTTCTCGAACTATACCTATCAAACCGACGGGCGCTACACAGGCGACCGCAACAATCAACTCAATACCTTCAAGGCGAACAGCACCCGCGCTTTTGATGTGGGCAGTTTCGTTGAAGCCATCGCCGATGCGGGAATGGAAGCCGAAAGCGGCGCGGGAACTCTGGCTAATGTGGTCAACACCTATCAGTCATCGGTGACCTATCCGGCAGGCAATCCGCTATCGAATCCCTTGAAGATGGTGGCGCAGGTGGTGACGACGATTGGCGATGCCAATATCTTCCACGTCAGGTATGGCGGGTTTGATAACCACTCGCAGCAAATCGGCACGACGGCTGACCAATTCACCAATAAAGCCATCGGCGCGCACGCCAATTTGCTCAGGTTCCTGTCACAAGGCGTCAAAGCTTTCCTTGATGATATGGCGGAGCATGGATTGGCGGATAATGTGGTGGTTTTGACCTATTCGGAATTTGGTCGCCGTCCCAATGAAAACGCCTCGAAAGGCACAGACCACGGCGAGGCTTCGGAATTATTCGTCATCGGCAATGCCATCAAAGGCGGCTTTTTTGGCGCGCAACCGTCGCTTGAAGCGACCGCTTTGAGCCGCGCCGGAAATCCGGTCTTTACGACGGATTTTCGCCAGGTCTATGCCGAAATCCTCGACAAGTGGTTGCCAAACGGCGATTCGCCGGGTGTGCTGAACAGCACCTTTAATCATCTGGGATTCTTGTAA